GCAGCTACGTCTCGCCGGCGGTGCGGCGCCTCCTCGGCTACACGCCGGAGGAGGCCGTGGCGATGCGCCTGCGCGACGGCGTCCACCGCGAGGATCTGGCCCTGCTGGTGACCCAGGCCCGCCGCCTCGCCGCCGGCGAGCCGCAGGTCAGCGTGGTCTGCCGGGCCCGCCACCGCACCGGGGCCTGGGTCTGGGTCGAGGGGGCGTTCCGGCGCATCCCGGGCGCGGCGCCCGGCGAGCCCGCGATCATCGCGACCTTCCGCGACGTCGGCGAGCGCCAGCGCCATGCGCGCGCCCTCGAAGAGGCGCGGATCACCGCCGAGCGGGCGAGCCAGGCCAAGACCGACTTCCTGGCCTCGATGAGCCACGAGATCCGCACGCCGCTGAACGGCGTCATCGGCTATGCCGACCTCCTGCTCGCCGACCGCACCCTGCCGGGCCGGCACCGGCGCTACGTCGACCGGATCGCCGCGGCGGGCGGGGCGCTGCTGACCGTCGTCGACGACATCCTCGACTTCTCGCGCATCGAGGCCGGCGGCATCGCGCTCGCCGAGGTGCCCTTCGCCCCCGCGGCGCTGGTCGACAACGCCGCCTCGATCGTGCGCGGCCTGTCCGAGCCCAAGGGCCTCGTCCTCGACGTCTCCCTCGATGCCGCGGTGCCGGATTGGGTCCGGGGCGATCCCGACCGCCTGCGCCAGATCCTGCTCAACCTCCTCAACAACGCCGTCAAGTTCACCCCCGCCGGCCGGGTCGCGGTACGGGTCGAGGCCGAGGGCGGGATCGAGGGCGGGACCTTGCGCTTCTCGGTCTCCGATACCGGCATCGGCATCGCCCCCGAGCAGCACGGCCGGCTGTTCCAGCGCTTCAGCCAGGTCGACGGCTCGATCCGCCGGCAATACGGCGGCAGCGGGCTCGGCCTCGCCATCTGCAAGGGCCTCGTCGAGCTGATGGGCGGGACGATCGGCGTCGCGAGCCGGCCGGGCGCCGGCTCGACCTTCTGGTTCCGGGTCAGGCTCCCGGCCTGCGCCGCGCCGGCGGCGGAAGCCGCGGAAGGGCGGCCCGAGCCGGTGCGGCCGGCCCACCTGCTGCTGGTCGAGGACGTGCCGATCAACCAGGATCTCGCCCGGGCGGTGCTGGAGGCCGACGGCCACAGCGTCGACGTCGCCGGCGACGGCGCGGCGGCGATCGAGGCGGTGCGGGCGCGCCCCTACGACCTCGTGCTGATGGACGTGCAGATGCCCGGCATGGACGGGATCACCGCCACGAAGGTGATCCGGGCGATGCCCGGGCCGGTCGGCACCGTGCCGATCGTCGCGATGACCGCCAACGTGCTGCCGGCCCAGCTCGAGACCTTCCGGGCCGCCGGGATGGACGGCCATGTTGGCAAGCCGTTCAAGCGCGCCGAGCTCGCCGCGGCCATCGCGCAGCACCGGGCCGACGGCGCCGTGGTCTCCGTTCCGGTGCTGGTCGATATCGACGCCTTCGCGGCGGCCCGCACGCTGATGGGGCCGGAGCGGATCGACGGCCTGCTGGGCATGCTGGCGGCGGAGCTGGAGCAGCGCTTCCGCGCCCGCAGCGGCGACCGCGCGGGCTTTGCCCGCGATGCCCACGCGATGATCTCGGCCGCCGGCCTGCTCGGCTTCACCGGCCTGTCCGACCTCTGCCGCGAGATCGAGGAAGCCTGCCTCGCCGGCGCCGACCTGCCGGACCTCCAGCGCCGGATCGAGGCGGCCCGGGCGGCGGCGCTGGCGCAGATCGAGACGCTGCGGGCGGCGTGAGCGGAGCCGGAGTTGCGTTGGCGGGTTACGCCGCAAGCGGCATAGCAGGTCCAGCCGCCCGGGAGCGACGGCCGAGAGCATGAACCCTCCCCCCTCTGCGGGGGAGGGTGGCGAACGAAGTGAGCCGGGAGAGGGGCAGCGCGACGCTGATCCAGGAAGCGCCCGTCAGAACGATTCATACGCTTTCCGATTGATCGCTTCGCGATGCGGAAAGCGCAGGCGCCGCGCGGGCTGATGATACGAAATCCGGAAGTCATCTTCCGGATTTCGTATCAGTTCGTCACCGGCTTCGCGGTCCCTTGCGGATGAAACATATGGCAGAGTGGACTTGCCGTCGGCGGAGAGATCGGTTCGTCTTTGGTGTGCCAGACCCCGCGTATCAGTTGGATCCGGGCTCCTCTTCAGTCCCCTCGCTTGCGTCACGGGCCGGTCCTCGGGCCAGCCCCGGAGCGCGTCATTTAGATTTGATCTCACGGGAGCCTGCGCCGGCGGCCTGACGGCAAGGAGATCGTGATGAAGGTCCTCTACCCCCGCTGCGCCGCCCTCGATGTTCACAAGGACACCGTCGTCGCAGCCATCCGTCTGGCCGAGAGCAGCGAGGTTCAGCGTGAGGTGCGGACGTTTGCCACCACCACGACCGCTCTGCTCGACCTCTCCGCCTGGCTCGACGAGCACGCCTGCACCCATGTCGCCATGGAGGCGACCGGCATCTACTGGCGCCCGGTCTGGCAGGTCCTCGACGCCGACAGCCGCACCCTGATCCTGGCCAATGCCGCCCATGTCAAGAACGTGCCCGGCCGCAAGACCGACGTCGCCGACGCGGTTTGGCTCTCCGACCTGCTCGCCCACGGCCTGATCCGCGCCAGCTTCGTGCCCGAGGCTCAGACCCAGGCGATGCGCGACCTGCTGCGCACCCGCAAGCAACTGGTCCGCGAGCAGGCCAGCCACGTCCAGCGCATCCAGAAGACCCTCGAGGAGGCCAACCTCAAGCTCGCCTCGGTGCTCACCGACATCATGGGCCAGTCCGGTCGCGCCGTGCTCGACGCGCTGGTCAAGGGCGAGCGCGATCCGGCTGGGCTGCAGGCGCTGGTCAGCCCGCGGGTGAAGGCGGCGCCCGAGGCGATCCGGGCCGCGCTCACGGGCCGGATCGGGGATCACCACCGTTTCCTGCTCGGTGTGCATCTACGCCAGTACGACGGGTTGGGGCGAGCGATCGCGGAGATCGACGCGCAGGTGGAGCGCGACCTCGGCCCTTTCCGGGAAGCGGTGAAGCTGCTGGTGACGATCCCGGGCATCAGTGACCTCACCGCGCAGGTGATCCTCTCCGAGATCGGCCCCGACATGAGCCGCTTCCCGACCGCCGGCCATCTGATCTCCTGGGCCGGGCTGTGCCCGAGAAACGACGAGAGCGCGGGCAAGCGGCGCTCGACGCGGCTGCGCAAGGGCGCGCCCTGGCTCAAGACGGCCTTGGTGCAGGCCGCCTGGGCCGGAGTGCGCAAGAAGGCGAGCTACATCAGGGCGCAGTTCCAGCGCTTGCGCGGCCGGCGCGGCCCCAAGAAGGCGATCTGCGCGGTCGCCGCTTCGATGTTGACCGCGATCTATCACATGCTCAAGGCCGGCACGGCTTACGTCGATCCCGGGCCTGATCACGGCCGCAAGGCGGCCCCGACCATCCGCGCCAAGGCGCTCGTGCGGCAGATCGAGCGCCTTGGATTTGCGTGCGAAATCAAACCCGTAGAGCCAGTTTCTATTTAGTTGTTCACCGGCTTCGCGGTCCCTGGCGAATGAAACCGTTTCGCGAGCCGCGGCGGCGAGTGCCACCTTGGATAGCGAGTTTCTATTTAGCCTTTTTCGGAAGCGGCGTCCCCTCTCCCGGCCTGCTCCGCAGGCCACCCTCCCCCGCAGAGGGGGGAGGGTGGCCTGCGCGGCAACCGTCCCTCCCGCATCTTCGCAACTTCCGATGTCAAGCCCTGTCGGTACCAGCCGGGCAGAACTTCGCGAAAGATGCGTCACCCCCCCTGCGCCCCGCCCGGCACCGACCCGAGCCGCTTGGCCAGCCGCTCGATCCGCTCCGCCGTGCGCTGCACGGTCTCGGCCAGCCGCGCCTCCGAGGCTTCCCGCTCGGCGCTGCCGGCATCGGTGGATTCGCGCAACGCCGCGGTCTCGCGCTCCATCGCCTCCATCCGGCGCTTGGTCTCCGCCAACTCGTCGGCGAGCGTCAGCGCCGCCATCACGTGCAGGCGCATGTCGCCGATCTCGCCGAAGGCCTTGCGCATGTCGCCGATGCGGGCGTCGAAGCTCGCGGCCAGCCCTTCGAGGTGGCGCTCCTCGCCCTCGCCGCAGGCCATGCGGTAGGTCTTGCCGGCGATGGTGACCGTCACTTGAGGCATCGCCCCCTCCTCGAACGCATGAAACGCCAGTCCGACACCGGTAGGTCCGGCGGCCTCAGCCCTCGCCCCGCTCGCCGTTGCGGCCGAGCACGCCCTCGACGGTGCCGATGGCGCGGCCGAGGCGGTGATCGACCTCCTCGGTCACCGATTGCATCTCGGCGAGGCGCGCCGTCGCCCCGTCGAGTTCCGCCGCCAGCCGGGCCCGGTCGTCGCGCATGATCTCCAGCTCGGTCTCGAGGTCGCTGTGGCTGCGCTCCGCGTCGAGCCGGCGCGTCACCGCGGATTCGAGCAGCGACACCGAGGCTTCGAGGCGGCGCAACGCCTCCTCCACCGCTGCGGTCATGCTCACCTCCGAAAAACGCCGGACGCGACAACGCCGACTGAAAAGACCAGGGATACCCGGCCGAAACCCTAATGGTCCGGGGCCCGCGTCGCAATCGTCGTGCCGATCCGCCGGGCGTGGGGGGCTCCATCCTGGGGACGGTGGGGACAATCAGGCCGCCGCCACCTCCAGCCGGTTCCGCCCGGCCGCCTTGGCCCGGTAGAGAGCGCGGTCGGCGGCCGAGAGCAGGGCCGTGAGGTCGCCGCGTCCGGCCGCCAGGCCGACGCTGACGGTCGCCGGAATGCCGGGCCCGTCGCGGTGCACGGACGAAGCGGCGAAGCGGCGGGCGATGCCCTCGCCGACCTGCCGCGCCGCAACGAGGTCGAAGCCCGGCAGCAGGGCGGCGAATTCCTCGCCGCCGAGCCGGGCGACCAGCGCGTCCGGCCCGGCCGCCCGCCGCGCCGTGTCGGCGAAGAGCCGCAGAACCGCGTCGCCGGCGGCATGGCCGTGGCGGTCGTTGATCGCCTTGAAGTGGTCGAGGTCGAAGGCGAGGAGTGCCGCGGGCCGTCGATCGAGGAGCCGCGCGCCGTCCTCGAAGAAGCCGTGGCGGTTCTGGAGGCCGGTGAGGTAGTCGGTGCGGGCCGCCGCCAGGGCGCTCGCCTGCGCCTCCTCGCGCACGAGCGCGATCAGCCCCATCGGCATGGCGACGGAGTAGAGCACGCCCTCGTACATCGTCATCTTGCCGAAGACCGGCATCAGCCAGTCGCCGTAGAGGGCCACGATGACCGGCGTCACCAGGGCCCGAGCCAGGTAGAATAGGGCGTGCCCGCCCGCGACCGCGATCGCGAGCCGCCGCGCACGAAAGGCCCGGGCGGTGCGGCTGCGCAGGAGCCGCCAGGCGGTGAGACCGCAGGCGAGCGCGATCGGCAGCGAGCCGACATAGGTCCAGAGGACAACGGGAAAGCGGACCCCGAGCGTCGCCCACAGGAGAGCGAGCACCGCGAGCACGGCGAGCGGCAGGCGCAGCCGCGCCCGCCCGTCGAGGAGGGCGACGCCGTGCAGGATCATCAGGTAGCCGGACACGATCAGCAGGTTGCCGAGCGCCGAGCCCAGGATACCCGGCAGGGCGGCCCGGTTGATCGACACGACCAAGCCCGCCGCGAAGGCCAGGAAGGCGCCGGTCCAGATTCCGAGCTCGCGCGCGCGCCGCTTGTGGGCCTGGCGCTCCCACAACATCGTCGCGGCGGCGACCAGCACCGTTCCCACAATCAGGCAATAGAGGGTGTGAAGATCGATCTGCATCGCTGCCGTCACCTAGGCCTCACGGCATACGCGCCGGCGATTGCCATCTTCGTTACGGTTCCGATCGTCTCCTCCCCGTTGCGCGAGCATGGTTAAGTGTCTTCTCGACGATGTCCGGGCCCGATCATCGCCGGCGTCATCGTGGCGGGAGGATGACGGCCGCTTGCGCGCACGGGCGTGAACGCCGTTTCATCCGACTCGAAAACCGCGCGATGCCGCAGGATCGAGGCCGTCGACGGGATGGTTTTCCCCAAAGCCCCGCTCGGGTTTGACACGCCCCGGCACCATGTTAGGAAGCCCGCGCCCCCGCCGGGCGGCTGTCGCCGGCGGATTGACAGAAATACGAGCTGCCGTGACGCCTCCCGTGCTCCCCGCCAGTGCCGTCCCCGCCGGGACGGCCGGTGCGTGCGGGACCAGGAGAGCAGCAGGCCGCGCCGGCGAGCGCCGGCCCTTCGTCAGCGTCGAGACGCGCCGCGCCGGACCGATCCGTGCGGCCCGTTCCGCTCCGGGGCGTCGCCGCCCCCACCGCCTCCGCCACACCGAGTCCACGGGAGAGAACACATGACGGTCAAGGTCGCCATCAACGGCTTCGGACGCATCGGCCGCAACGTCCTGCGCGCCATCAAGGAAGCCGGCCGCACCGACATCGAGGTCGTGGCCATCAACGATCTCGGCCCGGTCGAGACCAACGCCCACCTGCTGCGCTTCGACTCGGTCCACGGCAAGTTCCCCGGCACCGTCTCGGTCGAAGGCGACCACATCGTGGTCGACGGGCAGCGCATCCGCGTCACCGCGATCAAGAATCCGGCCGAGCTGCCCCACCGCGAGCTCGGCGTCGACATCGCGATGGAATGCACCGGCATCTTCACCTCGAAGGACAAGGCGAAGCTCCACCTCGATGCCGGCGCCAAGCGCGTCCTCGTCTCGGCTCCCGCGGACGGCGCCGACCTCACGGTCGTCTACGGCGTCAACCACGACAAGCTGACGGCCGACCACCTGGTGGTCTCCAACGCTTCCTGCACCACCAACTGCCTGGCTCCGGTCGCCAAGGTGCTCAACGACGCCGTCGGCATCGAGCGCGGCTTCATGACCACGATCCACTCCTACACCAACGACCAGCCGTCGCTGGACCAGATGCACAAGGACCTCTACCGGGCCCGCGCCGCGGCCCTGTCGATGATCCCGACCACGACCGGCGCCGCCAAGGCCGTCGGCCTGGTTCTGCCGGAGCTGAACGGCCGCCTCGACGGCACCTCGATCCGCGTGCCGACCCCGAACGTCTCGGTCGTCGACTTCAAGTTCAATTCCAAGCGCGCCACCTCGGTCGCCGAGATCAACGAGGCGATCAAGGCCGCGGCGAACGGCCCGCTCAAGGGCGTGCTCGGTTTCACCGAGGCCCCGAACGTCTCGATCGACTTCAACCACGATCCCCACTCCTCGACCTTCCACATCGACCAGACCAAGGTCATGGACGGCACCTTCGTGCGCGTGCTGACCTGGTACGACAACGAGTGGGGCTTCTCGAACCGCATGGCCGACACCGCCATCGCGATGGCCAAGCTCATCTGATCGCGGCCGACGCGACGGGCCGGCTCCCTCGGGCGCCGGCCTTCGTTTTCGGGCGGCCCCGTCGCGGGGCCGCCCGCCTTGCCCCAGGATTCGCCCCCGAGGATCCGCCGATGACCGACGCCGTGCCCGCCCCCCGCCCCGCGAACGCCGCCGACACCGCCCTGCTCCAGGGACAGGTGCCGAGCCCGGCCGCCCCAGTGCCGACCACGGTGTCCGCCGTCCCGGCGCACGTCCCGCCGGCCACTCCTTCCGTTCCGGTCTCCGCGCAGCCCCAGCCGGTCGCGCTGCCTCCCGGCGTCGCCGACCAGCTCGCCCGCATCGAGGACAAGGCCTCGCGGATCGAGGACAAGTATGCCCGCTCCGAGGCCCTGCTCGCCCGCGTCGAGGACCGGGTCGAGGCGGCCGGCGCCCGCATGAACGAGGCCGCCCGCCAGTCCGACCTCGCCGCCCTGCGCAACGAGGTCCGGGCGATTGCCGACCGCACCCGCCGCCTGCCGGGTGCCGGCGCCCTGATCGTCACCGCGATCGTCACGGCCGTGCTGACGGTGGCGCTGACCCTGGTGGCGCAGCGCCTCAACCTCCAGGGCCTGATCCCGCCGCGCTGATCCCCGCGCCCTTCCCCTTATCCCGCAAGGTGCCCCCGCCGATGACCCAGTTCCGTACCCTCGACGATGCCGGCGACCTGAAGGGCAAGCGCGTCCTCGTCCGCGTCGACTTCAACGTGCCGATGGACCAGGGCCGCGTCACCGATTCCACCCGCATCACGCGCGTGCTGCCGACGCTTAACGAACTCGTCGAGGCCGGCGCGAAGGTGGTTCTGCTGGCCCATTTCGGCCGCCCGAAGGGCAAGCCGGTCGCCGCCGAATCCCTGCGCCCGATCGCCGAGGCGACCGCCAGGGAACTCGGCCGCCCGGTCGCCTTCGCGGAGGATTGCATCGGCGAGACGGCCGCCGCGGCGGTCGCGAGCCTGAAGGACGGCGACGTCCTGATGCTGGAGAATACCCGCTTCCACGCCGGCGAGGAGAAGAACGACAAGGCCTTCGTCGAGGCGCTGGCCGCAAACGGCGACGTCTACGTCAACGAGGCGTTCTCGGCCGCCCACCGGGCCCATGCCTCGACGGAAGGCCTCGCCCACGTGCTGCCGGCCTATGCCGGCCGCCTGATGCAGGCCGAACTGGACGCGCTGACCAAGGGCCTCGAGGCCCCGGCCCGGCCGGTGGTGGCGATCGTCGGCGGCTCCAAGGTCTCGACCAAGATCGACCTGCTCAAGAACCTCGTCGCCAAGGTCGATGCCCTGGTGATCGGTGGCGGCATGGCCAACACCTTCCTGCACGCCGCCGGCCTCGGCGTCGGCAAGTCGCTGTGCGAGCGGGATCTGGCCGCCACCGCCCAAGCCATCATCGAGGCGGCACGCGAGAACAACTGCGCCATCATCCTGCCGGTCGACGGCGTGGTGGCCGAGGAGTTCAAGGCAGGCGCCCCCCACCACACCTACGGGGTCGACGCTATCCCTGACACCGGCATGATCCTCGACATCGGCAGCCTGTCGGTCGACCGGATCGCGGCGGCGATCGACGACGCCAGGACCCTGGTGTGGAACGGCCCCGTCGGCGCCTTCGAGATCGCACCCTTCGACCAGGGCACGGTGGCGGCGGCCCGCCACGCGGCGGCGCGCACCAAGGCCGGCAAGCTCGTCTCGGTGGCGGGCGGCGGCGATACGGTGGCGGCGCTCAACCATGCCGGCGTGTCGGCGGACTTCACCTACATCTCGACGGCCGGCGGCGCCTTCCTCGAATGGCTCGAGGGCAAGCCGCTCCCGGGCGTCGACGCCCTGCGCCGGCAAGCTTGAGGGTTTTCGTTCAGGTCGGCCGCGTTAGGACGCCGGCCGACCCTTCCGCTATAATCCAGCAACAGTGACAGTCTCGGAGGATTTCGACATGGCGCGCATCACGCTTAGGCAACTCCTCGACCACGCCGCCGAGCACGGCTACGGGGTGCCGGCCTTCAACATCAACAACATGGAGCAGGGCCTCGCCATCATGGCGGCGGCCGACGCCACCGATTCGCCGGTGATCCTGCAGGCGAGCCGCGGCGCGCGGTCTTATGCCAACGACGTCGTGCTGGCCAAGCTGATCGACGGCCTCG
This sequence is a window from Methylobacterium sp. SyP6R. Protein-coding genes within it:
- a CDS encoding DUF4164 domain-containing protein translates to MTAAVEEALRRLEASVSLLESAVTRRLDAERSHSDLETELEIMRDDRARLAAELDGATARLAEMQSVTEEVDHRLGRAIGTVEGVLGRNGERGEG
- the gap gene encoding type I glyceraldehyde-3-phosphate dehydrogenase; its protein translation is MTVKVAINGFGRIGRNVLRAIKEAGRTDIEVVAINDLGPVETNAHLLRFDSVHGKFPGTVSVEGDHIVVDGQRIRVTAIKNPAELPHRELGVDIAMECTGIFTSKDKAKLHLDAGAKRVLVSAPADGADLTVVYGVNHDKLTADHLVVSNASCTTNCLAPVAKVLNDAVGIERGFMTTIHSYTNDQPSLDQMHKDLYRARAAALSMIPTTTGAAKAVGLVLPELNGRLDGTSIRVPTPNVSVVDFKFNSKRATSVAEINEAIKAAANGPLKGVLGFTEAPNVSIDFNHDPHSSTFHIDQTKVMDGTFVRVLTWYDNEWGFSNRMADTAIAMAKLI
- a CDS encoding cell division protein ZapA; this encodes MPQVTVTIAGKTYRMACGEGEERHLEGLAASFDARIGDMRKAFGEIGDMRLHVMAALTLADELAETKRRMEAMERETAALRESTDAGSAEREASEARLAETVQRTAERIERLAKRLGSVPGGAQGG
- a CDS encoding GGDEF domain-containing protein codes for the protein MQIDLHTLYCLIVGTVLVAAATMLWERQAHKRRARELGIWTGAFLAFAAGLVVSINRAALPGILGSALGNLLIVSGYLMILHGVALLDGRARLRLPLAVLAVLALLWATLGVRFPVVLWTYVGSLPIALACGLTAWRLLRSRTARAFRARRLAIAVAGGHALFYLARALVTPVIVALYGDWLMPVFGKMTMYEGVLYSVAMPMGLIALVREEAQASALAAARTDYLTGLQNRHGFFEDGARLLDRRPAALLAFDLDHFKAINDRHGHAAGDAVLRLFADTARRAAGPDALVARLGGEEFAALLPGFDLVAARQVGEGIARRFAASSVHRDGPGIPATVSVGLAAGRGDLTALLSAADRALYRAKAAGRNRLEVAAA
- a CDS encoding IS110 family transposase, with product MKVLYPRCAALDVHKDTVVAAIRLAESSEVQREVRTFATTTTALLDLSAWLDEHACTHVAMEATGIYWRPVWQVLDADSRTLILANAAHVKNVPGRKTDVADAVWLSDLLAHGLIRASFVPEAQTQAMRDLLRTRKQLVREQASHVQRIQKTLEEANLKLASVLTDIMGQSGRAVLDALVKGERDPAGLQALVSPRVKAAPEAIRAALTGRIGDHHRFLLGVHLRQYDGLGRAIAEIDAQVERDLGPFREAVKLLVTIPGISDLTAQVILSEIGPDMSRFPTAGHLISWAGLCPRNDESAGKRRSTRLRKGAPWLKTALVQAAWAGVRKKASYIRAQFQRLRGRRGPKKAICAVAASMLTAIYHMLKAGTAYVDPGPDHGRKAAPTIRAKALVRQIERLGFACEIKPVEPVSI
- a CDS encoding ATP-binding protein → MNLKRSYRSLVGGVWVGVLTTCLGLATVTVWTDTRDYERTIRDARSTAEAVAQALGQEANRLVSSVDMLLSAAAARVDAHTFGANQAYTRQLLSGLMAHIPAVMAVRVLDGSTGSPLFGQGGAGSAGRPNDADLVRAALAVGQSELAIGQPTRVGPADSWFVSVARLVVPRPGETPLVAVADLSLTELQRLYGRLDLGPNGAIGLLRSDGVILVRHPYVPDKVGRSVAGGSLMRAAAGAAGGTFDGTASPIDGVRRYGSFQRVSGAPLLVTTGVSRDETLAAWREGVQQDAAVVLGISAVLVGLGFGLTRALVRHRDLEAEARRAAGMLSAGEARYRLLAENTSELIVLAHDDGRRSYVSPAVRRLLGYTPEEAVAMRLRDGVHREDLALLVTQARRLAAGEPQVSVVCRARHRTGAWVWVEGAFRRIPGAAPGEPAIIATFRDVGERQRHARALEEARITAERASQAKTDFLASMSHEIRTPLNGVIGYADLLLADRTLPGRHRRYVDRIAAAGGALLTVVDDILDFSRIEAGGIALAEVPFAPAALVDNAASIVRGLSEPKGLVLDVSLDAAVPDWVRGDPDRLRQILLNLLNNAVKFTPAGRVAVRVEAEGGIEGGTLRFSVSDTGIGIAPEQHGRLFQRFSQVDGSIRRQYGGSGLGLAICKGLVELMGGTIGVASRPGAGSTFWFRVRLPACAAPAAEAAEGRPEPVRPAHLLLVEDVPINQDLARAVLEADGHSVDVAGDGAAAIEAVRARPYDLVLMDVQMPGMDGITATKVIRAMPGPVGTVPIVAMTANVLPAQLETFRAAGMDGHVGKPFKRAELAAAIAQHRADGAVVSVPVLVDIDAFAAARTLMGPERIDGLLGMLAAELEQRFRARSGDRAGFARDAHAMISAAGLLGFTGLSDLCREIEEACLAGADLPDLQRRIEAARAAALAQIETLRAA
- a CDS encoding phosphoglycerate kinase, which encodes MTQFRTLDDAGDLKGKRVLVRVDFNVPMDQGRVTDSTRITRVLPTLNELVEAGAKVVLLAHFGRPKGKPVAAESLRPIAEATARELGRPVAFAEDCIGETAAAAVASLKDGDVLMLENTRFHAGEEKNDKAFVEALAANGDVYVNEAFSAAHRAHASTEGLAHVLPAYAGRLMQAELDALTKGLEAPARPVVAIVGGSKVSTKIDLLKNLVAKVDALVIGGGMANTFLHAAGLGVGKSLCERDLAATAQAIIEAARENNCAIILPVDGVVAEEFKAGAPHHTYGVDAIPDTGMILDIGSLSVDRIAAAIDDARTLVWNGPVGAFEIAPFDQGTVAAARHAAARTKAGKLVSVAGGGDTVAALNHAGVSADFTYISTAGGAFLEWLEGKPLPGVDALRRQA